The Shewanella sp. MTB7 genome includes a window with the following:
- the ppsR gene encoding posphoenolpyruvate synthetase regulatory kinase/phosphorylase PpsR: MLRKVFYISDGTAITAEVFGHAVLSQFPVEFESLTIPFVETEAKANEVKTQINDCFITTGERPLVFHSIVKAEIRNIIYSSEGLDYDFLNTFVAPLEQQLGIKASPVVHRTHGNMNESYEARINAINYTMDNDDGQTLKNIDKADLVLLGVSRCGKTPSSLYLSMQFGIKAANYPFVEDDMDNLKLPDELKRNKSKLFGLTIDPVRLHEIRQSRMENSRYSSLRQCRIEVKEVEMMYKRERIPYVNTTNHSVEEIATKILAMTGLERHMF; encoded by the coding sequence ATGTTACGTAAAGTTTTCTATATTTCTGATGGGACAGCAATCACAGCAGAGGTGTTTGGGCATGCTGTTCTCTCTCAGTTTCCCGTTGAGTTTGAGTCACTTACTATTCCATTTGTGGAAACAGAAGCTAAAGCAAATGAAGTTAAGACTCAAATCAATGATTGTTTTATTACAACAGGTGAGCGCCCTTTAGTCTTCCACTCCATCGTAAAAGCGGAGATCCGAAACATAATCTACAGCAGTGAAGGCTTGGATTACGATTTTCTGAACACATTTGTCGCGCCATTAGAGCAACAATTGGGAATAAAGGCCTCTCCAGTGGTTCATCGTACCCACGGCAACATGAATGAGAGTTATGAAGCTCGTATCAATGCCATAAATTACACCATGGATAATGATGACGGTCAGACATTAAAGAATATAGATAAGGCTGATTTGGTCTTATTAGGCGTTTCCCGATGTGGCAAGACCCCTAGTAGTCTCTACCTTTCGATGCAGTTCGGTATAAAAGCGGCAAACTATCCCTTTGTCGAAGATGACATGGATAACCTAAAACTGCCCGATGAACTAAAACGTAATAAGAGCAAACTATTTGGTCTAACTATCGATCCTGTGCGTCTGCACGAAATACGCCAGAGTAGAATGGAGAACAGTCGTTACTCATCATTAAGACAATGCCGTATCGAGGTTAAAGAGGTCGAGATGATGTATAAGCGTGAAAGGATACCGTATGTGAACACGACGAATCACTCGGTTGAGGAGATAGCCACCAAAATATTGGCCATGACAGGACTTGAACGTCACATGTTCTAA
- a CDS encoding 3-deoxy-7-phosphoheptulonate synthase, translated as MTIKTDELRTTLLCKAISPAKLASEFPLTQDAASYLVQQRREVEAILTGDDQRLLVIIGPCSIHDTSAAIDYAKRLSVLHQELKDDLCILMRVYFEKPRTTVGWKGLISDPDLDGSFNANKGLRLARQLLQEITELKLPIATEFLDMVNGQYIADLITWGAVGARTTESQIHREMASALSCPVGFKNGTDGNINIAIDAVRAAKSPHIFYSPDKDGAMAVYRTSGNPYGHIILRGGKQPNYHADDINAAAQQLNDVGVSHRMVVDFSHGNSQKKHEQQIAVADSIMEQMRQGSTAIAGIMAESFIEEGTQKVVPGETLVYGKSITDACLHWEDSEILIRALAKASRDRINLLNT; from the coding sequence ATGACCATTAAAACAGATGAACTACGCACCACTTTATTATGTAAAGCTATCTCACCTGCTAAGTTAGCTTCTGAATTCCCATTAACTCAAGATGCTGCCAGCTACTTAGTGCAGCAACGACGTGAAGTGGAAGCCATTTTAACTGGCGATGATCAGCGACTATTAGTGATCATTGGCCCTTGCTCTATCCATGACACGAGTGCAGCGATCGATTATGCAAAGCGTTTGTCTGTTCTGCATCAAGAATTAAAAGACGATCTATGTATATTAATGCGCGTCTACTTTGAGAAACCAAGAACGACGGTGGGTTGGAAAGGATTAATTTCAGATCCCGATCTCGATGGTAGCTTTAATGCAAATAAAGGCCTGCGTTTAGCCCGTCAGTTGCTACAAGAGATCACTGAGCTTAAACTGCCTATTGCCACTGAGTTCCTCGATATGGTGAACGGTCAATATATTGCAGATTTGATCACTTGGGGCGCTGTAGGAGCTCGCACAACAGAAAGCCAAATTCATCGTGAAATGGCATCAGCTCTATCTTGCCCGGTAGGCTTTAAAAATGGCACTGACGGTAATATCAATATCGCGATTGATGCAGTGCGCGCTGCGAAATCTCCTCATATCTTCTACTCTCCGGATAAAGACGGCGCCATGGCCGTTTACCGTACCAGCGGTAATCCCTATGGGCACATTATTCTACGCGGTGGTAAACAGCCTAATTACCATGCTGATGATATCAATGCCGCAGCGCAGCAGTTAAACGATGTCGGCGTATCACACCGCATGGTGGTTGATTTCAGTCACGGTAATAGCCAAAAGAAACATGAACAGCAGATTGCAGTTGCTGACAGTATCATGGAGCAGATGCGTCAAGGCTCTACTGCCATCGCAGGCATTATGGCTGAAAGCTTCATTGAAGAAGGTACCCAGAAAGTGGTTCCAGGCGAAACACTTGTTTATGGTAAAAGTATCACTGATGCTTGCCTGCACTGGGAAGATTCTGAAATACTGATCCGTGCTCTTGCAAAGGCGTCAAGGGACAGAATTAACTTGTTAAACACATAA
- a CDS encoding lytic polysaccharide monooxygenase, giving the protein MKLNFKAYSMTLGTILLANAMSVSSVNAHGYMDSPKARQQFCVDDGGYWWPDDGSAIPNLACRAALLTTGTKQLVQNNEFSKNVMNYNSTTAVQSAIPNGQLCAGGDVEKSGMDNPSMFWQRSDMTPDADGEITVIFDAHTPHNPSFWEFYLSDETFDVASEVLSWEKLTLIAQVANIAVSEVNGKKVYQIAIPFPLDRSGPATLYTRWQREDAAGEGFYNCSDINIVNDTEPLEWTELEQYIANGLTANEGDEVWFRLFSAQGEERVFEKLAIDSTNIMTDLWARQLAESVVQLHAELVQVGIKEATGDIAYSEDLALNKVWTKQLGFTFRLDVKTPTEPPSGCDLTLWTDSVVYDSGDEVAYNSVRYQAQWWTKNDVPSGSGEWGVWKDLGPCSQ; this is encoded by the coding sequence ATGAAACTTAATTTTAAAGCATACTCAATGACATTGGGCACAATACTGCTCGCAAATGCGATGTCAGTGTCCAGTGTGAATGCACATGGTTATATGGATAGCCCAAAAGCGCGTCAACAGTTTTGTGTCGATGATGGTGGATATTGGTGGCCTGATGATGGCTCAGCGATCCCCAATTTGGCCTGCCGTGCAGCGCTTTTAACAACAGGGACTAAACAGCTGGTTCAAAACAATGAGTTTTCTAAAAATGTGATGAATTACAATAGCACTACAGCGGTGCAGTCAGCGATACCCAATGGCCAACTTTGTGCTGGTGGCGATGTCGAAAAATCCGGCATGGATAACCCTTCTATGTTTTGGCAGCGAAGTGATATGACGCCGGATGCGGATGGAGAGATCACCGTTATTTTTGATGCTCACACGCCTCATAACCCAAGCTTTTGGGAGTTTTATCTATCCGATGAGACTTTTGATGTGGCCAGCGAAGTGTTGAGTTGGGAAAAGCTTACCCTTATTGCCCAAGTGGCTAACATTGCAGTGAGCGAGGTTAATGGCAAAAAAGTGTATCAAATTGCCATTCCTTTCCCACTGGATAGAAGTGGGCCTGCGACGTTATATACCCGATGGCAGCGTGAAGATGCTGCTGGTGAAGGCTTTTACAACTGCAGTGACATTAACATCGTTAACGATACCGAGCCGCTTGAGTGGACAGAGCTTGAGCAATACATCGCGAATGGTTTAACCGCTAATGAAGGGGATGAAGTCTGGTTCCGTCTGTTTAGTGCACAAGGAGAAGAGCGTGTATTTGAAAAGCTAGCGATTGATTCGACCAATATAATGACGGACTTATGGGCTCGTCAGTTAGCTGAGTCGGTCGTGCAACTACATGCTGAGCTGGTTCAAGTTGGTATTAAGGAGGCCACGGGTGACATTGCTTATTCAGAAGACTTAGCTCTGAATAAAGTATGGACTAAGCAGTTAGGGTTTACGTTTAGACTTGATGTAAAGACACCGACTGAGCCACCAAGTGGTTGTGACTTAACACTCTGGACTGATAGTGTTGTTTACGACAGTGGTGATGAGGTCGCTTATAATTCGGTTCGCTACCAAGCACAGTGGTGGACTAAAAATGATGTTCCCTCGGGATCTGGAGAGTGGGGCGTTTGGAAGGACTTGGGGCCTTGCAGCCAATAA